The following DNA comes from Candidatus Binatia bacterium.
GTGACGCCGACCCCGAATCGCCGGCGCAGCGAGGTACGCTGGCGCGCCTCGACATCACTGGCCCACACCTGATCGGCCCGATAGAGTCCCGCCGCGAGCAATCCGCGGATCAAAGCGCTCGCCATGTTGCCGCCGCCGACGAAGCCGATAACGCGCTGTCCTTGCTTGCTGGTAGCCTGCGTTCTTCTTGGCTCTTCCTTCATTACGATCCTCTCATTGGTGGGATTCTCGCCGCCGACGCAGTGTAGGGGCGCAGCATGTTGCGCCCCTACTTCACGTTCGCTCTCCGAAGATCGCCCTGCCAATCCGCACCAGGGTTGCACCCTCTTCGATGGCTACGGTGAAGTCGTCTGACATGCCCATCGACAGCTCACGCAACGGCGCGTTAGCAGGAGCGTGACGCTGCAGCTGGTCGCGCAGCTGGCGCAGGCCACGAAAATGTGGCCGCGCCGCTCCCACTGATTCCGCCGGCGGGGGAATGGTCATCAATCCATCGATCGACAGCCAGCGGCGATCGGCTAGCGCCGCCAACAGGTCTTCGACGTCTTCCGCGCGGACGCCGTGTTTGGTCGTCTCGCCGCCGGTGTTCACCTCGAGGAGGACCCGTACCGGTTGCCCGCGGTGCTCGGCGTGGCGCGCCAGGGCCTCGCCGAGGGCGACGGAGTCCAGGGTGTGAATGACGTTGAAGAGTTCGACCGCGCGCGCGGCCTTGTTGCGCTGCAGATGTCCGATCATGTGCCAGGTGACCGGCGCCGTGATCCGCGGTATCTTGGCAACCGCTTCCTGGACGTAATTCTCTCCGATGTCTGTTGCCCCTGCCCGAATCGCCTGTTCGATCAACTCGACGGGTTTGGTTTTCGAGACTGCGATAATACGCACTGCTTGTGGATCGCGTCCGACCTTCTGCGCCGCCTGCGCCACCTGCTGCCGCACGCGTTCCCAATTGGCGGCCACGTCCATCATGGCATCGCTGGGGCCGTGTTCGCCGCGGCGGGGAGATGCCGCTGCAGGAGATCGGTGACCGCTTCCATCGGCAAGCCCACGACATTCGAGTGGGAGCCGCGAACGCGGACGACAAACTTCTTCGCCAGCCCCTGCACCGCGTAAGCGCCAGCCTTGTCGAAGGGCTCGCCGGATTCGAGATACTCCTCGATCTCAGCCGCCGTGAGCGGGCGGAATGCGACCTGGCTTTCGACGAGGATTTCCTCGACGGCTCCGGTGGGATCCACCAATGCAACCGCGGTGAGCACGCGATGGGTGCGGCCCGACAGCGCCTGCAGCATGCGCCGCGCATCGCTGCGATCAATGGGCTTTCCGAACAAGGTGCCGTCTACGACCACGACGGTGTCGGCGGCCAGTACGCACGTGCCCGGATGGCGTCGCGCGACGTCACCCGCCTTTTCCGCCGCGATCCGTTGCGCAAAGGCGTCCGCAGGCTCCCCTGGCTGCGGGGTTTCCATGAC
Coding sequences within:
- a CDS encoding YggS family pyridoxal phosphate-dependent enzyme, which gives rise to MMDVAANWERVRQQVAQAAQKVGRDPQAVRIIAVSKTKPVELIEQAIRAGATDIGENYVQEAVAKIPRITAPVTWHMIGHLQRNKAARAVELFNVIHTLDSVALGEALARHAEHRGQPVRVLLEVNTGGETTKHGVRAEDVEDLLAALADRRWLSIDGLMTIPPPAESVGAARPHFRGLRQLRDQLQRHAPANAPLRELSMGMSDDFTVAIEEGATLVRIGRAIFGERT
- a CDS encoding Maf family protein; amino-acid sequence: MSTALVLASASPRRRELLTARGFRFEVDPSNVMETPQPGEPADAFAQRIAAEKAGDVARRHPGTCVLAADTVVVVDGTLFGKPIDRSDARRMLQALSGRTHRVLTAVALVDPTGAVEEILVESQVAFRPLTAAEIEEYLESGEPFDKAGAYAVQGLAKKFVVRVRGSHSNVVGLPMEAVTDLLQRHLPAAANTAPAMP